One Maniola hyperantus chromosome Z, iAphHyp1.2, whole genome shotgun sequence DNA window includes the following coding sequences:
- the LOC117995763 gene encoding galactose mutarotase-like isoform X1, producing the protein MSEEADEKASGDTVSIVKAESEIVLPKVPDVELIVDGFGFMPEDNATQFKSRSKMTAAEQKKSSKSVKENKSASSSQSPCASSTNIDIVRRYTWKTKNRMTVQIITFGATITTIQVPDKKGVPDDVIAGFDTLEEYFQPNNPYFGATIGRYANYIRDGTIVVKPSGRMYMLSNNRGHNHYNGGYVGFDKVNWRSYVNGNKVVMSHISERFHEGYPGTVMAQVTFEVTCDNTLKIEMRCTTSEPTIVNLSSSPYFNLAGHHAGPEQMYEHIISINADKYTVVDDNGLVTGEKNVVGGTAFDFRVPRILRAMLPRIPMGGYDVNYCITQGTEQDLSFQARALHPFTGRVVEVYSNQPGLQFYTGNLLPDPDKIVEEPAEEEANEKANEEEVKVESDSGSESESSEESSVKGEDEADEESKGKRSYGYIPLIGKQGAHYKKHGLFCLMPQNYPDAINHKNFPNSILNPGEVYVHKIQYKFGLLLGKYL; encoded by the exons ATGTCTGAAGAAGCCGACGAAAAAGCAAGCGGAGACACTGTCTCAATAGTTAAAGCAGAATCTGAGATTGTACTACCAAAAGTTCCAGATGTAGAGTTGATAGTAGATGGGTTCGGTTTTATGCCAGAAGATAATGCAACTCAGTTTAAGTCTAGGAGTAAAATGACCGCAGCAGAACAAAAGAAATCTTCAAAATctgtaaaagaaaacaaatcaGCATCATCCAGCCAAAGTCCTTGTGCATCAAGCACAAATATTGACATTGTTAGAAGATATACTTGGAAGACAAAAAATAGAATGACAGTGCAG ATTATAACGTTTGGCGCTACCATAACAACAATTCAAGTTCCTGATAAAAAAGGAGTTCCTGATGATGTGATAGCTGGATTTGATACATTAGAAG AATATTTTCAACCAAACAACCCATATTTCGGTGCCACCATAGGACGTTACGCAAACTATATCCGTGACGGAACTATAGTAGTTAAACCTTCCGGAAGAATGTACATGCTTAGTAACAACCGGGGCCACAATCACTATAATGGAGGATATGTTGGATTTGATAAG GTTAATTGGCGGTCCTACGTGAATGGAAATAAAGTGGTAATGAGTCATATTTCTGAGAGATTTCATGAAGGCTACCCTGGCACTGTGATGGCACAGGTCACCTTTGAAGTCACTTGCGACAATACTCTCAAAATCGAAATGAGGTGCACTACCAGTGAACCTACTATCGTGAACTTAAGTAGTTCTCCCTACTTTAATTTGGCTGGTCAT CACGCAGGTCCTGAACAAATGTATGAACACATTATTAGTATTAATGCTGATAAGTACACTGTCGTGGATGACAATGGGCTTGTTACAG GAGAGAAGAATGTCGTAGGAGGTACAGCTTTCGACTTCAGAGTGCCGCGAATTTTGCGTGCTATGCTGCCCCGGATACCTATGGGAGGATATGACGTCAACTATTGTATTACGCAAGGCACTGAACAAGATTTATCTTTCCAAGCCAG AGCACTCCATCCTTTCACCGGGAGGGTTGTCGAAGTGTACAGCAACCAACCAGGCTTACAGTTCTACACGGGTAACCTTCTGCCGGATCCGGATAAAATTGTCGAG GAACCAGCAGAAGAAGAAGCGAATGAAAAAGCAAATGAAGAAGAAGTGAAGGTGGAGTCTGACAGTGGAAGCGAAAGCGAAAGCAGTGAGGAGTCGAGTGTAAAAGGCGAAGATGAGGCTGACGAGGAAAGCAAG GGCAAGAGAAGCTATGGCTACATACCACTAATAGGAAAACAAGGGGCCCATTACAAGAAGCATGGTCTTTTCTGCCTAATGCCGCAAAACTATCCGGATGCAATAAATCAT AAAAACTTCCCGAACTCTATATTGAATCCAGGCGAGGTGTACGTTCATAAAATTCAGTACAAATTTGGTCTACTGCTAGGAAAATATTTATGA
- the LOC117995763 gene encoding galactose mutarotase-like isoform X2 codes for MSEEADEKASGDTVSIVKAESEIVLPKVPDVELIVDGFGFMPEDNATQFKSRSKMTAAEQKKSSKSVKENKSASSSQSPCASSTNIDIVRRYTWKTKNRMTVQIITFGATITTIQVPDKKGVPDDVIAGFDTLEEYFQPNNPYFGATIGRYANYIRDGTIVVKPSGRMYMLSNNRGHNHYNGGYVGFDKVNWRSYVNGNKVVMSHISERFHEGYPGTVMAQVTFEVTCDNTLKIEMRCTTSEPTIVNLSSSPYFNLAGHHAGPEQMYEHIISINADKYTVVDDNGLVTGEKNVVGGTAFDFRVPRILRAMLPRIPMGGYDVNYCITQGTEQDLSFQARALHPFTGRVVEVYSNQPGLQFYTGNLLPDPDKIVEGKRSYGYIPLIGKQGAHYKKHGLFCLMPQNYPDAINHKNFPNSILNPGEVYVHKIQYKFGLLLGKYL; via the exons ATGTCTGAAGAAGCCGACGAAAAAGCAAGCGGAGACACTGTCTCAATAGTTAAAGCAGAATCTGAGATTGTACTACCAAAAGTTCCAGATGTAGAGTTGATAGTAGATGGGTTCGGTTTTATGCCAGAAGATAATGCAACTCAGTTTAAGTCTAGGAGTAAAATGACCGCAGCAGAACAAAAGAAATCTTCAAAATctgtaaaagaaaacaaatcaGCATCATCCAGCCAAAGTCCTTGTGCATCAAGCACAAATATTGACATTGTTAGAAGATATACTTGGAAGACAAAAAATAGAATGACAGTGCAG ATTATAACGTTTGGCGCTACCATAACAACAATTCAAGTTCCTGATAAAAAAGGAGTTCCTGATGATGTGATAGCTGGATTTGATACATTAGAAG AATATTTTCAACCAAACAACCCATATTTCGGTGCCACCATAGGACGTTACGCAAACTATATCCGTGACGGAACTATAGTAGTTAAACCTTCCGGAAGAATGTACATGCTTAGTAACAACCGGGGCCACAATCACTATAATGGAGGATATGTTGGATTTGATAAG GTTAATTGGCGGTCCTACGTGAATGGAAATAAAGTGGTAATGAGTCATATTTCTGAGAGATTTCATGAAGGCTACCCTGGCACTGTGATGGCACAGGTCACCTTTGAAGTCACTTGCGACAATACTCTCAAAATCGAAATGAGGTGCACTACCAGTGAACCTACTATCGTGAACTTAAGTAGTTCTCCCTACTTTAATTTGGCTGGTCAT CACGCAGGTCCTGAACAAATGTATGAACACATTATTAGTATTAATGCTGATAAGTACACTGTCGTGGATGACAATGGGCTTGTTACAG GAGAGAAGAATGTCGTAGGAGGTACAGCTTTCGACTTCAGAGTGCCGCGAATTTTGCGTGCTATGCTGCCCCGGATACCTATGGGAGGATATGACGTCAACTATTGTATTACGCAAGGCACTGAACAAGATTTATCTTTCCAAGCCAG AGCACTCCATCCTTTCACCGGGAGGGTTGTCGAAGTGTACAGCAACCAACCAGGCTTACAGTTCTACACGGGTAACCTTCTGCCGGATCCGGATAAAATTGTCGAG GGCAAGAGAAGCTATGGCTACATACCACTAATAGGAAAACAAGGGGCCCATTACAAGAAGCATGGTCTTTTCTGCCTAATGCCGCAAAACTATCCGGATGCAATAAATCAT AAAAACTTCCCGAACTCTATATTGAATCCAGGCGAGGTGTACGTTCATAAAATTCAGTACAAATTTGGTCTACTGCTAGGAAAATATTTATGA